The DNA segment GCGGCGCGGAGAGGGCTGAGGGTCCCTCTCAGGCGCCGCGGCCCGCGGGTGTCTTTCCGGCCGGTGAGGCGCCCCCGGTACGCTCGCAGCGTGCCCTCCATGAACGAACTCGTCCGCCAGCACACCGCCCTCGGGGACACCGACCTCGAGTGGCTCCATCTGCTGGTCTCGGAGTGGCAGCTGCTCTCCGACCTCTCCTTCGCCGACCTCGTCCTGTGGGTCCCCACCAGTGACGGCACCCGGTACGTCTCGGTCGCCCAGATGCGCCCGAACACCGGCCCGACCTCCTACCAGGACGACATGGTCGGCCACCTCGTCCCGCGCGGACGCCGCCCCATGCTGGACGCGGCCCTGGACGAGGGCCGGATCGTCCGCGAGGGCGACCCGGAGTGGCGCGAAGAGGTCCCCGTACGGGTCGAGTCCATCCCGGTACGGCGTGAGGGCCGGGTCCTCGGGGTGATCGCCCGCAACACCAACCTGCTGACCGTGCGCACCCCGAGCCGGCTGGAACTCACCTACCTCCAGAGCGCCTCGGACCTCGCGCAGATGATCGCGGCCGGTTCCTTCCCGTTCCCCGACCAGCAGGTCGACATGGACGCCTCCCCGCGCGCGGGCGACGGCCTGATCCGGGTGGACGCCGACGGCATCGTCCAGTACGCCTCCCCGAACGCGCTCTCCGCCTACCACCGGCTCGGCCTCGCCGCCGACCTCGTCGGCCACCACCTCGGCCGCACCACCGCCGAACTCGCCCCGACCAGGGGCCCGGTGGACGAGGCGCTCGCCAAGGCGGCCAGCGGCTACGCGCCCCGCGAGTTCGAGATCGAGGCGCACGACGGGGTCATCCAGTTCCGGTCCATCCCGCTCAAGCCCAAGGGCACGCGCATCGGTTCCCTGGTGCTCTGCCGGGACGTCACCGAACTCCGGCGCCGCGAACGTGAGTTGATCACCAAGGACGCCACCATCCGGGAGATCCACCACCGGGTGAAGAACAACCTCCAGACGGTCGCCGCCCTGCTGCGGCTCCAGGCCCGCCGGATCGACTCCGAGCGCGGCCGGGAGGCGCTGGAGGAGGCCGTGCGCCGGGTCGGCTCCATCGCCATCGTGCACGAGACGCTGTCTCAGAACCTGGACGAGCGGGTGGAGTTCGACGACATCGCCGACCGGGTGCTGGCGATGGTCGCGGAGATCTCGCCGGGCAAGGTGACCGGCCGGCGCAGCGGCCGCTTCGGCTGGCTGGACGCCGAGGTCGCCACCCCGCTGTCGATGGTGCTGACCGAGGTGCT comes from the Streptomyces seoulensis genome and includes:
- a CDS encoding sensor histidine kinase gives rise to the protein MPSMNELVRQHTALGDTDLEWLHLLVSEWQLLSDLSFADLVLWVPTSDGTRYVSVAQMRPNTGPTSYQDDMVGHLVPRGRRPMLDAALDEGRIVREGDPEWREEVPVRVESIPVRREGRVLGVIARNTNLLTVRTPSRLELTYLQSASDLAQMIAAGSFPFPDQQVDMDASPRAGDGLIRVDADGIVQYASPNALSAYHRLGLAADLVGHHLGRTTAELAPTRGPVDEALAKAASGYAPREFEIEAHDGVIQFRSIPLKPKGTRIGSLVLCRDVTELRRRERELITKDATIREIHHRVKNNLQTVAALLRLQARRIDSERGREALEEAVRRVGSIAIVHETLSQNLDERVEFDDIADRVLAMVAEISPGKVTGRRSGRFGWLDAEVATPLSMVLTEVLQNALEHGFREGDTGTVEVSAVRGGTTKEARLLVTVQDDGVGLPEGFDPHTAGNLGLQIVRTLVEGELGGTFDMVPAPERGTRVVLDIPVRPQK